Part of the Candidatus Methanogranum gryphiswaldense genome, ATAATTATAATGACTGAAAAATGGAAATATGTTTTCGGGCCGTATGGCCCTTTAAAGTTTTAGATCATTCCTCATCGGCAGCTGGCTGTTGACCAAGGGCTGCGTTGATCACGCTTTGGAGCGATTCGAATCTCTCACGGAGGCTTTTTTCCTGGCGTTCTAGACCTTTGATCCTGATATCCATAGTTTCTATGGAGTCATCGATCTCGGTCTTTAGAGTATCCTTGTCGTCGATCTTGATGAGCAGAGAACCAACATTCTTGAAGACATCTCCGTTCGCTTTTCCAAGTTCTTCAGAGGTCCTTATCATTTCTTTCTTTTGGGCCTCCATTTGGAGCTTTTGGGTCGAAACGGCCTGAAGTTGCTGTTGAGTCTGTTGGTATTGGGTGATCTGGTTCTGCAATTGTGGGCTGATACCGTTCATGTTATTCACCTGGTTATCTTTTCGATGTCCTCTGTAATCCTGATGCATTCGAGATACGAGTTCAGTGCCGCTCTCATTGCCGAGGTGTCTGTTGCGGATATCTCCACAATTGCTTCGTCGGCATTCCCGTGAACGTTTATGCGTGTACGGGGCAGTTCGCGTCCGGCCTCGGGTCTTAATGATGAGGTGATAGTCTCCGCTTTCGCGGAGACTATTCTCAAGGTGGCATCTAACATGTTTAGTCAGATTTCAGGACCTTCTTCACGTTGGGTCTCTCTTTGAAGAAGATCTTGGAACCGCATTTCTCACACTGGAGTCCCAGGGAGTTTACGTTCCTTATAGGTTCGTTGCATTTGGCGCATCTGTACATTGGATATCACCGAACGGTTCACTTTTCAGAGACCTGAGAGATCTCTTTTTTCGTTTTGGGGCTGTAGGCTCCTGCGGCGAATTTGGTCTCGCAGTGCCTGCATTGCCAGATACCGGAGCTGACCCTGTGGACAGACATATGGTGGCATACCGGGCATTCATGTTTCTGTTTCTGGTGTGCTTCTATTGTCTTTATCCTGTTGCGGACGACGACACCGTATCTTGCACCGAACCTTCCTGAGGTTCCTGCTTTTGCTGTTCTTTTTGACATTTTTTTCACCCAATGATTTTTCTTATCTCTTTACCCTTCTCAACGGCTCTGTCAAGGCAGAGGGACAGCTCGTCACGTGTGATCGATCCTTTTCCGCCTTTCTGCATGGCCCTGAAATTGCCTTTATCGTCGGTGGTGACGGTAAGGCGGGCTGTGGAGATTGCTTCTTCGTCGAAATTGGGGTCTACTATTAATTCGTTTCCTATTTTAGCCTCGGTGATCGAGACAGGCGTGCAAGTAATTGGCAGTGCAGTATCATCTCCGAATCCGTATTGACTCATCGGGATGATGGCTGTTTTAAGTGCACAGACGGCTGCAAGGTTGGCTGCATCGAACAGGTTGCCATCATGGTCGAGGGCGTACATATCGATGAATACCATCCAGACCTTCTCGCCTGGTACGATGCAAAGTTTTTCTACATCTACCATGCCAGACTCACGGATACCACGGTCAACGACACGTGCAAGTTCGATAGCGTCCTCACCAGGAGGACCAGATTCAAAGGATGCGTGTGCCATCGGTATAAGTTCTGCACCTGTTGTGAGAACACCCATGTTAGGTGTGTCGGGGAAGGGAGTTCCAGGTATTATCTTGATTCCAGCAATGATCTCGGTTTTTCCTACCTTGACTCTCGCGGAACCGTCAGCGCTTTCAATGCAGTTCGTGATGACGCTGATCTCTCTGAAGTCATCCACTTTGCGTCCATCTTCTCTTTTTCCGTTCTTCAGAAGGTTCAAGATATGGTCACGTTTTATCTCTGCGATGATCTGGCTCATTCTGATTCCTCCTGTTTGAGTTTGGAATCATAACGTTTTTTGAGTGCCGATTTCTGCTCTTCATAGACTTCGTGGCATGCACCGAAGGCCATATCGATCGCATGGTCGAACTCTTCACGGGTCATGTTCCCGTCCATTTGTAAAAGAACGATATCGTCGGTTGACGGTACTATTGCGAGGGGCACGTCTGCCTGTCCGTAGTTATCCTCTTCCTTGTTCAGGTCAAGTAACACGTGGCCGTCCGCTTTGCCTGCAGCTATTGCGGGGACGATATCTCTCATCGGGATACCTGCATCCGCGAGTGCGACCGACGCAGCGGTCAAACCTGCGCATCTTGTTCCGGCGTTTGCCTGGAGGATCTCAATGTAGACATCAATGGATGCACGTGGGTAAAGTTCGGTCAGAACTACCTTCTCCAACGCTTCTGCGATGATCTTGGAGATCTCAACGGACCTTCTGTCGGGTCCTGGTCTCTTCCTATCGCTTACTGAGAAGGCCTGCATGTTATATTTGCATTGAATGATCGCCTTGGTAGGATCCTGAAGATGTCTGGGATGACATTCCCTGGGACCGTAGACCGCTGCGAGTACCTTGTTCTTTCCAATTTCTAAATATGCAGAACCATCAGCGTTACTGAGGACCCCTGCTTCAATGTGAATGGGCCTGTGTTGTTCGGCGGTCCTGCCGTCGATCCTTATGCCCTTTTCGTCAACTAATACCATATCTGTGTGTCCGCTCATTTTCACTCCTCCTCTTTGTCCGCAAGATCATAATCGTCGTCGTTTGCGGTTTGCGGGAGTTTGCTCTCTATAAAGTCTTTGATTTTGTCTGTGAGGTTGCTAGATTGTGCGTTCTTCTCAATGAGTTTTATTGCATCCACCGCGACCTGCACGTTTTCGTCGTCTCCGTCAACCCAGATCCTTCCATTCTGTCCTACGAATATACGGCAGTCAGATAGGTTCTTGATCATTTGGATCATCGATCCGCTTTTTCCAATGACCCTTGAGACCTTAGAATGAGGGATCTCTACTAGTTGTCCACCCTCGATCTTTCTTAGTCCGGAATCTTTCATCGTCACTTGGATCTTCTTGCTCTCGTCCACTGTAAGGACCTTGAGCATCACAACATCACCGAGTTTAAGATATCTAGATGTGTCTCCGAATTCGACCTTCCAAGGCACTTCGTTAACGTGAAGGGGTGCCGGGTAGGGTGCGTTGATATTGACCAACCAGTTGGATGGTCCAATGTCTTCGATGATTCCTATGACGGTATCGCCTGTTGTAGGCATGTAGCGTCCTCCGAGAGGGATGACGCTCACAGTGTTCTGAAATATGTTCCTGACGCCTAAAACGTTGGCGTATATTTTGCCATCAAGCATGTATGTGTTACTACCTGAGACCATACCGCTATCATCTAGCACATCTCCGGGCACCACTATTTCGCGTGGGGACCTGGTGTTTCTTTTTTCCATTGTATCACTTCTTGTAAATGTTATATCAGCTGATCAGCTTGATCGAGACATTTCCTTTTGTCCTGTTCTTTAGCTTCTCAGTTACTTCGGGTACTATACCGGCGGGCAGTTCCATTATTCCTATCCACGAACCATCCGCCTCCCATTCCTCTCTTTCTACGATGCCATAGTGGATGAGTTCATCATAGCAACGTCCATAGTCTTCGCCTTTGAGTTTGATTGCGACCCTGCTCTTTTCAAATCTAATCGGAAGTATTGGGCGAAGGAGTTTCATTGCCTCTTCGATCTCTTTGTCCAGTGGTTTGAACGGGTCCACATGGAACTTAGCTTCTTCCAGTGCAAGCTCTATTCTCATAGGGGGGTGTGGCAGCTTTGTTTGGGGATTAATAGCATTAGCGGCAATGTAGGTGATGACCTGATGTCTTTTTGCTTCCATCATCTCTTTACGTTGTTCTGCCGTTATCTGTATTTCTCCCTTTTCCATTATCCTCTTCGCGATTGTTGAGATATCCTCCGTGCCGAATACCTCTTTTACCTTGTTCTCTGCCGGGCGAGTACCTTTGCTGGCGTTTTTAAAAACGTCTTCAACGGCCATATATTCTGTTATATCGAACTTCTTTCCAGCTTTTATGAGATCGACCACTTTTGGATCCAAAAGGATCTCAAATGTCTCACCGTGGCTTTCAAGTTTGGCAATTATCGCATCATCGAGGTTGACCATTTAAGTCACCTTCACATCTTGCCAATAACTTTGGAGATCTCTGCTTCGGAGAGTCTTCTGAATTTCTTGTCCTTTTCGACAACACCGATTTCTACAGACTCTGCGGAAGGAGTGTCGTCAATAGCGGCTCCAAGAGCTTTCAAACCGAGTTTAAGAGCTGCTTCGAAAGTCATTTTGTCCTTGAATTCTTTTTCAAGGATGTCCATGACAACTGGGCGTCCAGATCCAATGCATGTTGCTTTGTAGGCGACCAATGCCCCAGAGGGGTCTGTTTCGAAGAGATGGACACCGATATCATCCACACCTGCCATTAGGAGGGACGTTCCAAAGGGACGTGCTCCGCCATACTGTGTGTATTGCTGTTTGTAGTCGCAAACTTTTTTGACAAGCATCTCTACGCCGATGTTCTCGCCGTAGTTAACTTTGTGGATCTGTGCTGCCTTTCTTGCTTCGTCCACCAATACTCTGGCATCGGCAACGAGGCCAGAGGTTGCACAGCCGATGTAGTCATCGACGTCAAAAATTTTCTCTATGGATTCAGGTTCGACGAGTTTACTAGATACTCTTTTGTCAACAACAAGGATGACACCATCTTTGAACTTGAGTCCTATGGTGGTGGTACCTTTTTTGACCGCCTCACGGGCGTATTCGACCTGGAACAATCTTCCGTCAGGGGAGAAAACGGTTATTCCCCTGTCATATGCCATTTGTCCTGGTTGCATGATTAATACTTCCTAATCGAAGTTAGCAATTGCACACCAGTATTTAACGTTATATCGCGCACGTTCCTAGTAGTATTGTTCATCTCTTCTTGGACTTCGTGCGGAGGTCAGGGTAAGCATCCCTCAGGGTTTTAAGGGTACCAGAAGTGGTAATGGATGAACAATCCGAGTCTATACAAGACATTATCTCAATGATGTGGGTCTTTTTCTCAGGAGGGCATCTGATGATAGCCATTCCATGGTCACATTGGATTACATAGGGAGCATCTTCTCCGTCACAAATCCTATTTGCTCTTCGTATCAGAGTATCCTTGTCTAAACACGGTGAGACCTTGAATAGAACATATCTCCGCCTTCCTCTTTTTTCCTTGACGACCATCAGTCTTTCCTCTTTATTGTATGCATTGTGACGCTCTCGTACACGGCTCCGCATTTTTTGCAAACGGGTTTATTCACGTCAACGCGATTACCACAAGAGCAAAGGAATGTATTGTCTTTTCTTGGAAGTACGGCACCGCATTCACATATATTGCCTTTTACGAATCTGCCGCACACTGGACATCTTGTTCTTTCGGGTTCGCGGATCGTCATTTCTTCGAATTTTGCACCACAGTACGGGCATGTGCCTGTTGGTTCTGCGCAGACCCTATGAAAAAGCTTGCCGCATTTGCACACGGCAAGTTCTTCGTTCTCGATTTTTCCATGGCAGATCTCACATCTCTTTTCGTCTTCACCCTCGTCCAAAAAATAAGTAGACTTTCTCGACTTGCCCTTACCGAAGACACCTGCGAGTTTCATTTTGTTAGTTACACGAATCTGGACGTAAAAGACCATGGTTATAACTCCGATTGAAATGATGATTAGACCCAGTGCTAGAACGGGGTTGGTAAGTTCCATATTACTCTAGATAAAGGTTTGGTTTAATAACATTTCTTATGATTCATTTAGACCTTTCTTGGTCAGTTTTTTACTGCATACTAATTTAATTTTCGTATGTAAATCTGATACAAAAAAAATAGTAGAATTACCTTAAATAACAAACCAACCAACATATTATTTTTACAATATCTGGAACATATGAAAAAGCATCAACCAACAAATGATTTTTTAATAAAACTAACTTTCAATAAAATTATGCGAATAAACAGAGTTTATAAATATAAAGCTTGTGTAATAAGGGTTTTAATCGGTTACATGATTCCCACCCACGTTCCAATACCAATTGGATAACACGGAGGCATAGATTTGACAAAATCAGCAATGGTTATCGGTGGAGGGATCGCAGGTATTCAAGCCTCGTTGGATCTTGCAGACAGGAACATACACGTCTATTTGGTGGAGAGACTCCCCACCATTGGAGGAACTATGTGCCGTCTGGACAAGACATTTCCAACGAACGATTGTTCTGCTTGCATCCTATCACCAAAAATGGCGGATTGTATAGGACATCCTAACATCACCACATTGACCTATCACGAGGTCATGAGCGTTAGTGGGGAGGCCGGCAACTTCAAGGTAAAAGTCTTGAAAAAGGCCAGGTACGTCGATCCAAAGTCCTGTACGGCATGCGGCGACTGTACCCAGAAGTGCCCTCAGAAGAACATTCCCGACCAGTTCGAGTACGGGCTTTCCACAAGGAGAGCAATCTACATTCCCCATGCTCAGGCAGTACCTAGGGTTGCAATCATCGACCCAGAACACTGTAAGATGATCAAGGAAGGAAAATGTGGAGTTTGCGCCAAGGTTTGTGGAAAGAAAGCAATCCACTACGATGACAAAGACGAAGTGATCGAGCTTGAGGTCGGTTCCATAATCGCAGCCGCAGGATTCCAGGTATGGGATGCTAGCATTGCGACAGAATACGGCTATGGCAGATTCAAGAATGTGGTCACAGCTCTCGAGTTCGAGAGGATGATGTGCGCATCCGGACCTGACAGAGGACACATAAAGGTCCCCTCAACAGGCGAAGAACCTAAGAAGATCGCATTCATCCAGTGCTGCGGATCCAGGTCCGAAAAGAAAGGATGGAAGAAATACTGTTCATCTGTATGTTGCATGTATGCGACCAAACAGGCAATGATCACCAAGGAACACCTTGATGTTCAGGAAGATATCTATTTTATGGATATCAGATCCTACGGAAAGGAATTCGAAGCGTACATCCACAGAGCAGAGGATGAATACCACATCAATATGCACAGGTCATCCCGTGTAGCTAATGTGGAAGAGGATCTTGAGACCAAAGAGCTTACGATCAACTTCACCGACAAGGAAAACAACGGCATATCTGAAACGTACGATATCGTAGTTCTCTCGATTGGACTTGCACCCCCTGAGGGCGCAGCGAAATTGGCGAGCACCCTTGGAATCTCACTCAATGAGTACGGATTCTGTAAGACAACTGTTTTCCACCCTCTAGAGACGACAAAGAAAGGAATATTCGTAACCGGCGCATTCGCTGCACCAAAGGACATTCCAACATCTGTCGCAGAGGCATCTGGAGCAGCGGGAAAGGCAGGAGCATACATTGTTGATGAGCACTTTATTCCATGTGCACCAAAGGTATACCCAGCAGAGAAGAATGTTGAAGGAAAGGAGCCTCGTATCGGTGTATGGGTATGTCACTGCGGTATCAATATCGGATCTGTGGTAGATGTTCCAAATGTCACCGAATATGCAAAAGGACTTCCTAATGTCGTAATGGCTGAACAGTCCCAATATGCATGTGCGCAGGACTGCCTCGAATCAATATCGAGAGCAATCGTAGAGAAAGACCTTAACAGAGTGGTAGTCGCATCCTGTACACCAAGGACACACGAGCCTTTGTTCAGGGAGGCCTGCCGTAATGGAGGACTTAACAAATATCTCTTCAACATGGCAAATATTCGTGATCAGTGCTCGTGGATCCACATGCATTCTCATGAGGCAGCAACTGCCAAAGCGAAAGACCTTCTCAGGATGGCAATTGCAAAGACAGCATTGCTCGAACCCCTTGTTGGATCTGAGATCCCAGTTACGAATGTCGCTGCCATCATTGGTGGAGGTATCACCGGTATGACTGCAGCCCTCGATATAGCGGCTCAGGGATACCATGTCGAATTGTTCGAGAGGGAGAAGGAGCTCGGAGGATATGCACGCAACATGGTCCATAAGGAAGATGGAATTGCAGTCTCTGATTTCTTGAAGGAAACAATAAACAAAGTGAAGAACTGTCCAAAGATCAATGTCCATACTGGCGTGGTCGTAAAGGACATTCCCGGATTCGTTGGGAACTTTAAGGTTCTGACCGATGATGGAAAGGAATATCCTGTTGGTGGAGTATTATTCGCTACAGGAGCAGCACCTTACAAGCCCACCGAGTACAACTACGGCAAGGACAAGAAGGTCATGACCATCAACGAAGCAGAAAAAGAGCTTGCAGAGGGCAAGTTCTCAGGAAAAGATGTGGCTTTCATCCAGTGTGTTGGATCCAGATCGGATTCTGTAAAATACTGTTCTCGTGTCTGTTGTGCATCCGCACTGCGTGCGGCCATTCAGATGAAAATGAAGAACCCGACCGTCAATGTGACCATCATTCACAAGGACATTAGGACATATGGATTCCGTGAGGAGCTTTACAACAAAGCGTGTCAGCTCGGTGTCAAATTCTTAAGGTACTGTGTAGATGACAAGCTCCCAGAGTATTCGGGTCACGTTGTCAAGGCTCATGATGTGATCTTGGGTCAGGATGTTGAGATCCATGTTGATACACTTGTTCTATCTATCGGTATCACACCTCTCCGTGAGGAGAAGGAGTGTCTTGCGAAGATGGTGAAGGTCCCGATCAGCAAGGACGGATTCTTCTTCGAGGCTCACCAGAAACTAAGGCCTGTAGATTTCGCTACAGAAGGTGTATACGTTGCAGGTGCAGCACACTGGCCTAAATTCATGGATGAATGCATCGCACAGGCATCTGGAGCTGCGGCAAGGATGTTGACCGTAATATCCAAGGATAAGATCATCTCCGACGGTATCATCGCAGTGTCCAACCACGATATCTGTGATGGATGCGGTGTCTGTGAGGGATGTTGCGACTACAATGCAATAACCATCGACATAGACCCTGTTTCCGGAAGGTTGAAGAGTAATGTCAATCCTGGACTTTGCAAAGGCTGCGGATGCTGTGTAGCATCATGTCCTGCCGGTGCAATGGAGCAAAGAGGATTCAGGAGCAAGCAGATTATCGCAGAGATAGATGCACTTCTTGATTTCCCAGTAGGAGGAGAGTGATTATAATGGCAGATTTTGAACCTAGAATAGTAACGTTCTGTTGCAACTGGTGTTCATATGCGGGAGCAGATGGTGCCGGGGTTGGAAGACTTCAGATGCCACCGAACTTCCGTATAATAAGGACAATGTGCAGTGCAAGGGTAGATCCTGAGTTCGTTCTCAGGGCCTTCTCGAAAGGAGCGGACGGCGTGATCATCCTAGGATGTCACCCCGCAGACTGCCACTACATAGGCGGAAACTACAGGGCAAGAAGGAGGATCGCACTCCTGAGGATGGTCCTAGAGCAGTACGGATTCGATTCCAAGAGATTGAGGCTCGAGTGGGTCTCAGCTTCTGAAGGAGAGAAATTCCAGAAGACGATGACTGAATTCATAGACACCATAAAGGCGCTCGGACCTACACCCCTCAAGGAGGTGCAGTGATGTCATTCTTCGACAGATTCAAGAGCAAAGATAAGGAAAAGCATGTCGAGGCTGAGAAGCCCAAGCACGCAGAAACTGACAAGCACAAGGCAAATGAGTGTTGCTGTGGAGCAAAGAAGAACGAGAAGTCTGCAGCACCCGCATGCAAAACAAAGACCGCTGAGTCGGTTGCAGCAAATTACATGCCTGCAGCAGATCTCGGAGAACTCCTTCCAGGAGCACCCCCGAACGGAAAGATCAAGCTAGCGATCTATTGGGCAGCGGCCTGCGGTGGATGCGACGTTTCGATCCTGGATACCAATGAGAGGATCCTTACCATAGGCGATATGGCAGACATAGTGATGTGGCCTGTTGCAGCTGACGGAAAGGAGAAGGATATTGAAGCCATGAAGGACGGTTCCATCACGGTCTCGATAATCTCCGGAGCGATCAGAAACTCTGAGAACGAGCATATGGTCAAACTCCTCAGGAAGAAGTCCTTGATCGTCGTATCTTACGGATCGTGCGCATGTTTCGGCGGATCGCCTGCACTTGCGAACTTGGTTCCCGGTGGAAGCAAAGAGATATTGAACTACGTTTATACGAAGACCCCCAGTACCGCAAACTTCCAGAAGGATTACCATCCGAAAGCGCCTGTCATGCCTCAGACGTCCTACAAGGCACCTGAGGGAGAGCTCACATTGCCAGTCCTGTACGATAGAGTAAGGACTCTCGACCAGACGATCGATGTGGACTACTTTGTTCCGGGATGCCCTCCTATGCAGGAGACTATATCTCAGCTTCTCAAAGCAGTTGTGGACTTCGCGTATCACGGAATCGCTCTACCCCCCAAGGGAACAGAGATCGGTGTAACGAAGAGTTCTCTCTGCGATCAGTGCCCCAGGCACAAGGAGTTCAGAAGGATAACCGTGATCAAAGAACCATACCAGGTCAATGTTGATCCGGATCTTTGTCTTATGGATCAGGGAATTCTTTGCCTCGGACCAGCAACGGTCGGAGGATGCAATGCAAAATGTACACGTGCTGGACAACCTTGCCGTGGATGCTACGGCCCCACAGCAGAGGTTCAGGAGCACGGAGCAAGCGCACTCACAGCAGTCGCTTCGCTGTTCCCCATCCTTGAGGATGACGGAATTATCGGCGAGGACAAGATCATCGACATCATGAGCACCATAAAGGATCCTCTTGGATACTTCTACGCGTTCACGATGGCCAAATCGTTGATCAAGACCGCCGTCAATGAAAAAGGAGGTCAGTAAATGGCCGGACCTATCATTTGGGATGACAAGCATAAAGTAACCACCAACAGGGTCGAGATCGACCCCATCACC contains:
- a CDS encoding prefoldin subunit beta, whose protein sequence is MNGISPQLQNQITQYQQTQQQLQAVSTQKLQMEAQKKEMIRTSEELGKANGDVFKNVGSLLIKIDDKDTLKTEIDDSIETMDIRIKGLERQEKSLRERFESLQSVINAALGQQPAADEE
- a CDS encoding ribosome assembly factor SBDS produces the protein MVNLDDAIIAKLESHGETFEILLDPKVVDLIKAGKKFDITEYMAVEDVFKNASKGTRPAENKVKEVFGTEDISTIAKRIMEKGEIQITAEQRKEMMEAKRHQVITYIAANAINPQTKLPHPPMRIELALEEAKFHVDPFKPLDKEIEEAMKLLRPILPIRFEKSRVAIKLKGEDYGRCYDELIHYGIVEREEWEADGSWIGIMELPAGIVPEVTEKLKNRTKGNVSIKLIS
- a CDS encoding exosome complex exonuclease Rrp41, with amino-acid sequence MSGHTDMVLVDEKGIRIDGRTAEQHRPIHIEAGVLSNADGSAYLEIGKNKVLAAVYGPRECHPRHLQDPTKAIIQCKYNMQAFSVSDRKRPGPDRRSVEISKIIAEALEKVVLTELYPRASIDVYIEILQANAGTRCAGLTAASVALADAGIPMRDIVPAIAAGKADGHVLLDLNKEEDNYGQADVPLAIVPSTDDIVLLQMDGNMTREEFDHAIDMAFGACHEVYEEQKSALKKRYDSKLKQEESE
- a CDS encoding FAD-dependent oxidoreductase — encoded protein: MVIGGGIAGIQASLDLADRNIHVYLVERLPTIGGTMCRLDKTFPTNDCSACILSPKMADCIGHPNITTLTYHEVMSVSGEAGNFKVKVLKKARYVDPKSCTACGDCTQKCPQKNIPDQFEYGLSTRRAIYIPHAQAVPRVAIIDPEHCKMIKEGKCGVCAKVCGKKAIHYDDKDEVIELEVGSIIAAAGFQVWDASIATEYGYGRFKNVVTALEFERMMCASGPDRGHIKVPSTGEEPKKIAFIQCCGSRSEKKGWKKYCSSVCCMYATKQAMITKEHLDVQEDIYFMDIRSYGKEFEAYIHRAEDEYHINMHRSSRVANVEEDLETKELTINFTDKENNGISETYDIVVLSIGLAPPEGAAKLASTLGISLNEYGFCKTTVFHPLETTKKGIFVTGAFAAPKDIPTSVAEASGAAGKAGAYIVDEHFIPCAPKVYPAEKNVEGKEPRIGVWVCHCGINIGSVVDVPNVTEYAKGLPNVVMAEQSQYACAQDCLESISRAIVEKDLNRVVVASCTPRTHEPLFREACRNGGLNKYLFNMANIRDQCSWIHMHSHEAATAKAKDLLRMAIAKTALLEPLVGSEIPVTNVAAIIGGGITGMTAALDIAAQGYHVELFEREKELGGYARNMVHKEDGIAVSDFLKETINKVKNCPKINVHTGVVVKDIPGFVGNFKVLTDDGKEYPVGGVLFATGAAPYKPTEYNYGKDKKVMTINEAEKELAEGKFSGKDVAFIQCVGSRSDSVKYCSRVCCASALRAAIQMKMKNPTVNVTIIHKDIRTYGFREELYNKACQLGVKFLRYCVDDKLPEYSGHVVKAHDVILGQDVEIHVDTLVLSIGITPLREEKECLAKMVKVPISKDGFFFEAHQKLRPVDFATEGVYVAGAAHWPKFMDECIAQASGAAARMLTVISKDKIISDGIIAVSNHDICDGCGVCEGCCDYNAITIDIDPVSGRLKSNVNPGLCKGCGCCVASCPAGAMEQRGFRSKQIIAEIDALLDFPVGGE
- a CDS encoding 50S ribosomal protein L37ae gives rise to the protein MSKRTAKAGTSGRFGARYGVVVRNRIKTIEAHQKQKHECPVCHHMSVHRVSSGIWQCRHCETKFAAGAYSPKTKKEISQVSEK
- the psmA gene encoding archaeal proteasome endopeptidase complex subunit alpha → MAYDRGITVFSPDGRLFQVEYAREAVKKGTTTIGLKFKDGVILVVDKRVSSKLVEPESIEKIFDVDDYIGCATSGLVADARVLVDEARKAAQIHKVNYGENIGVEMLVKKVCDYKQQYTQYGGARPFGTSLLMAGVDDIGVHLFETDPSGALVAYKATCIGSGRPVVMDILEKEFKDKMTFEAALKLGLKALGAAIDDTPSAESVEIGVVEKDKKFRRLSEAEISKVIGKM
- a CDS encoding exosome complex protein Rrp42; this translates as MIAEIKRDHILNLLKNGKREDGRKVDDFREISVITNCIESADGSARVKVGKTEIIAGIKIIPGTPFPDTPNMGVLTTGAELIPMAHASFESGPPGEDAIELARVVDRGIRESGMVDVEKLCIVPGEKVWMVFIDMYALDHDGNLFDAANLAAVCALKTAIIPMSQYGFGDDTALPITCTPVSITEAKIGNELIVDPNFDEEAISTARLTVTTDDKGNFRAMQKGGKGSITRDELSLCLDRAVEKGKEIRKIIG
- a CDS encoding DNA-directed RNA polymerase subunit P, whose translation is MYRCAKCNEPIRNVNSLGLQCEKCGSKIFFKERPNVKKVLKSD
- a CDS encoding oxidoreductase; this encodes MSFFDRFKSKDKEKHVEAEKPKHAETDKHKANECCCGAKKNEKSAAPACKTKTAESVAANYMPAADLGELLPGAPPNGKIKLAIYWAAACGGCDVSILDTNERILTIGDMADIVMWPVAADGKEKDIEAMKDGSITVSIISGAIRNSENEHMVKLLRKKSLIVVSYGSCACFGGSPALANLVPGGSKEILNYVYTKTPSTANFQKDYHPKAPVMPQTSYKAPEGELTLPVLYDRVRTLDQTIDVDYFVPGCPPMQETISQLLKAVVDFAYHGIALPPKGTEIGVTKSSLCDQCPRHKEFRRITVIKEPYQVNVDPDLCLMDQGILCLGPATVGGCNAKCTRAGQPCRGCYGPTAEVQEHGASALTAVASLFPILEDDGIIGEDKIIDIMSTIKDPLGYFYAFTMAKSLIKTAVNEKGGQ
- a CDS encoding hydrogenase iron-sulfur subunit; translated protein: MMADFEPRIVTFCCNWCSYAGADGAGVGRLQMPPNFRIIRTMCSARVDPEFVLRAFSKGADGVIILGCHPADCHYIGGNYRARRRIALLRMVLEQYGFDSKRLRLEWVSASEGEKFQKTMTEFIDTIKALGPTPLKEVQ
- a CDS encoding exosome complex protein Rrp4 produces the protein MEKRNTRSPREIVVPGDVLDDSGMVSGSNTYMLDGKIYANVLGVRNIFQNTVSVIPLGGRYMPTTGDTVIGIIEDIGPSNWLVNINAPYPAPLHVNEVPWKVEFGDTSRYLKLGDVVMLKVLTVDESKKIQVTMKDSGLRKIEGGQLVEIPHSKVSRVIGKSGSMIQMIKNLSDCRIFVGQNGRIWVDGDDENVQVAVDAIKLIEKNAQSSNLTDKIKDFIESKLPQTANDDDYDLADKEEE